In Actinomadura luzonensis, a single window of DNA contains:
- a CDS encoding polysaccharide deacetylase family protein, whose protein sequence is MLAAATILTTGCDSQPANTVKMADSKSDAAAKAKASKAAKIQRAARAKANELGQIPVLMFHRIVVKPATTDDRSPAQFRADLERLVKENYVPITAAEMVAGKIDIPAGKHPVVLTFDDSSPSQLTLNEVGVPQKDTAVAILKEVAARHPGFRPVATMYVTRDMFGKIGREEQAQTLQWLKDNGFDLGNHTRDHINLRGRSQKEVEEQIGSIGREITSLSSVKPTTIALPYGNQPKKPEWALRGKGYNHTGAFLAGYTPAPAPFSKAFNASGIPRIKVMEKKGDCAQFCSDAWLDWLNKNPDMRYTSDGDAGTVAYPKFKNPYLRKTFATWALPY, encoded by the coding sequence GTGCTTGCCGCCGCGACGATCCTGACGACGGGGTGCGACTCGCAGCCCGCCAACACCGTCAAGATGGCGGACAGCAAGAGCGACGCGGCCGCCAAGGCCAAGGCGAGCAAGGCCGCCAAGATCCAGCGCGCCGCCAGGGCCAAGGCCAACGAGCTCGGCCAGATCCCGGTGCTGATGTTCCACCGCATCGTGGTCAAGCCGGCCACGACCGACGACCGCTCGCCGGCGCAGTTCCGCGCCGACCTGGAGCGGCTGGTCAAGGAGAACTACGTGCCGATCACCGCCGCCGAGATGGTGGCCGGCAAGATCGACATTCCGGCGGGCAAGCATCCCGTGGTCCTGACCTTCGACGACTCCTCGCCCTCGCAGCTCACGCTCAACGAGGTCGGCGTGCCGCAGAAGGACACGGCGGTGGCCATACTCAAGGAGGTCGCCGCGCGGCACCCGGGCTTCCGCCCGGTCGCCACGATGTACGTCACGCGCGACATGTTCGGCAAGATCGGCCGCGAGGAGCAGGCGCAGACGCTGCAGTGGCTGAAGGACAACGGCTTCGACCTCGGCAACCACACCCGCGACCACATCAACCTGCGGGGCCGTTCGCAGAAGGAGGTCGAGGAGCAGATCGGCTCGATCGGCAGGGAGATCACCTCGCTGTCGTCGGTGAAGCCCACCACCATCGCGCTGCCGTACGGCAACCAGCCGAAGAAGCCGGAGTGGGCGCTGCGCGGCAAGGGCTACAACCACACGGGCGCGTTCCTCGCCGGCTACACGCCCGCGCCGGCGCCGTTCAGCAAGGCCTTCAACGCGAGCGGCATCCCGCGCATCAAGGTGATGGAGAAGAAGGGCGACTGCGCCCAGTTCTGCTCGGACGCCTGGCTGGACTGGCTCAACAAGAACCCGGACATGCGCTACACCTCCGACGGCGACGCCGGCACGGTGGCGTACCCGAAGTTCAAGAACCCGTACCTGCGCAAGACCTTCGCCACCTGGGCCCTGCCCTACTGA